One Fibrobacter sp. genomic window carries:
- the rbsD gene encoding D-ribose pyranase, with translation MKRNGILNSEISRVLGYLGHTDCICIGDCGLPIPDETERIDLALAFGVPTFMQTLTEVVKDMKVEKIVLAEEIKTKNPQVESQVLQLLPGVEVEYVPHAELKARTETCKAVIRTGETTPYANIILQAGCIFA, from the coding sequence ATGAAACGAAACGGCATTCTAAATAGTGAAATTTCCAGGGTTCTAGGTTATTTGGGTCATACGGACTGCATTTGCATTGGTGACTGTGGCCTGCCCATTCCCGACGAAACAGAGCGTATTGACTTGGCTCTGGCTTTTGGCGTACCCACCTTTATGCAGACCTTGACCGAAGTGGTAAAGGATATGAAGGTGGAAAAAATCGTCTTGGCCGAAGAAATCAAGACCAAGAATCCCCAGGTGGAAAGCCAGGTTTTGCAGCTGCTGCCGGGCGTGGAAGTGGAATATGTTCCCCACGCAGAATTGAAGGCCCGCACAGAGACCTGCAAGGCTGTTATTCGCACCGGCGAAACCACCCCCTATGCCAATATTATTTTGCAGGCCGGTTGCATTTTTGCCTGA
- the rbsC gene encoding ribose ABC transporter permease (functions to transport ribose at high affinity; forms a complex with RbsA2C2B) gives MKKENKNIGAFLSEYGVFIALAILVVIISAISPEFRQPGNFLNLLRQASFNGLIAFGMTCVILSGGIDLSVGSTFALSAIVCAEMIGHGVPVIVAVPVALLVGVALGLISGLLVTKGRLQPFIATLITMTAYRGLAMILTDGKPISRLAESSGDSLLFKAMGKGNFIFTFAPDFKIPIPIIILVVVFAIMYFVLKHTVFGRRLYATGSNAKCAALTGVNINRVKMSVYAVSGFLSALAGLIMISRVDSAQPIMGTGYELDAIAAVALGGTSMNGGRGRIAGTIAGVLIIAVLNNGLNILGVTSYYQSVVKALVILVAVLSDRKR, from the coding sequence ATGAAAAAGGAAAACAAAAATATTGGTGCATTTTTGTCAGAATATGGCGTGTTTATTGCGCTAGCAATTCTGGTAGTTATTATCAGTGCCATCAGCCCTGAATTCCGCCAACCGGGCAACTTCCTGAACTTGCTGCGTCAGGCATCCTTTAACGGCTTGATTGCCTTCGGTATGACCTGCGTGATTCTTAGCGGCGGCATCGACCTTTCCGTAGGTTCTACTTTCGCCTTGAGCGCCATTGTCTGTGCCGAAATGATTGGCCATGGCGTTCCGGTAATTGTTGCCGTTCCTGTGGCATTGCTGGTGGGCGTTGCCTTGGGCTTGATCAGCGGTCTCTTGGTGACCAAGGGCCGTTTGCAGCCCTTCATCGCTACCTTGATTACCATGACAGCTTATCGCGGCCTAGCTATGATTCTTACGGATGGTAAGCCTATTTCTCGCTTGGCAGAAAGCTCCGGTGATAGCCTTTTGTTCAAGGCCATGGGTAAGGGTAATTTCATCTTCACCTTTGCGCCGGACTTCAAGATTCCTATTCCTATCATTATTCTTGTCGTGGTGTTCGCCATCATGTACTTTGTGCTGAAGCATACAGTTTTCGGTCGTCGCCTTTACGCTACCGGTTCTAATGCCAAGTGCGCAGCTTTGACTGGTGTGAACATCAACCGCGTTAAGATGAGCGTCTATGCCGTTTCCGGTTTCCTCAGTGCTTTGGCTGGCCTGATTATGATTAGCCGTGTGGACTCTGCTCAGCCCATTATGGGTACTGGTTATGAACTGGATGCCATTGCTGCAGTGGCTCTTGGCGGTACCAGTATGAACGGTGGCCGCGGTAGAATCGCAGGTACCATTGCCGGTGTCTTGATTATTGCTGTATTGAACAATGGTTTGAACATTTTGGGCGTTACTTCCTACTACCAGAGCGTGGTCAAGGCCCTCGTGATTCTGGTGGCTGTGCTTTCTGACCGTAAGAGATAA
- a CDS encoding sugar ABC transporter ATP-binding protein codes for MHVEMKGINKSFGTNQVLKDAAFNLKDGEIHALMGENGAGKSTLMKILTGVYTRDSGTVIVDGKEVTYHSPKEAEEAGIVFIYQELNVLFDLTVEENLFMGKEITNRFGVCDKKAMRAKAQEIMDRMGVNIPVDAVMSDLSVGQQQMVEICKALMVDAKVLIMDEPTAALTQSETEVLFEVINSLRKKGVSIVYVSHRMEEIFELCDRITILRDGTYIDTKFIKDITMDDVVKMMIGREIGERYPKRNNAIGKEILRVEGLTHEKLFRDVSFNVRAGEVLGVSGLMGAGRTEIMHSIFGNLPLVKGKIFIEGKEVSIRNPRQAIEAGIGFITEDRKTEGLLLEKSIAENIELCNLGKVSTKGVLQTDKQTNLVKRGIEEFKIRCFGPHHECGNLSGGNQQKVVLAKWIYTDPKILILDEPTRGVDIGAKKEIYSVINEMAAKGVAVIMVSSELPEVLGMSDRIMVVHEGHVTGIINGADADQEKIMTLATGGSL; via the coding sequence ATGCATGTTGAAATGAAAGGCATTAACAAGTCCTTTGGAACGAACCAGGTGTTAAAAGACGCTGCGTTCAATCTGAAGGACGGTGAAATCCACGCCTTGATGGGTGAAAATGGCGCAGGCAAGTCTACGCTGATGAAGATCCTCACGGGCGTGTATACCCGAGATTCCGGAACCGTGATTGTGGATGGTAAGGAGGTGACCTACCATAGCCCCAAGGAAGCGGAAGAAGCCGGTATCGTTTTTATTTATCAGGAACTGAACGTTTTGTTCGACCTTACCGTAGAAGAAAACCTCTTTATGGGTAAGGAAATCACCAACCGCTTTGGCGTCTGCGACAAGAAGGCCATGCGCGCCAAGGCCCAGGAAATCATGGACCGCATGGGAGTGAACATTCCCGTAGATGCAGTCATGAGTGACCTGTCCGTGGGCCAGCAGCAGATGGTTGAAATCTGTAAGGCCCTGATGGTGGATGCCAAGGTCCTGATTATGGACGAACCTACCGCAGCCCTTACCCAGAGCGAAACCGAGGTCCTTTTCGAGGTGATCAATTCCCTGCGCAAGAAGGGCGTGTCCATCGTTTACGTGTCCCACCGCATGGAAGAGATCTTTGAGCTTTGCGACCGCATTACCATCCTTCGTGACGGTACCTACATCGATACCAAGTTCATCAAGGACATCACCATGGATGACGTGGTGAAGATGATGATCGGCCGTGAAATTGGCGAACGCTACCCCAAGCGCAATAACGCCATCGGCAAGGAAATTCTCCGTGTAGAAGGCCTTACCCACGAAAAACTGTTCCGCGATGTAAGCTTTAATGTTCGCGCCGGTGAAGTGCTGGGCGTGTCTGGCCTTATGGGTGCCGGCCGTACCGAAATCATGCATTCCATCTTTGGAAATCTGCCTCTCGTAAAGGGCAAGATCTTCATCGAGGGCAAGGAAGTCTCCATTCGCAATCCCCGTCAGGCCATCGAAGCTGGCATCGGTTTCATTACCGAAGACCGCAAGACCGAAGGCCTGTTGCTGGAAAAGAGCATTGCCGAAAATATTGAACTTTGTAACCTGGGAAAGGTTTCTACGAAGGGCGTACTCCAGACCGATAAGCAGACCAATTTGGTGAAGCGCGGTATCGAGGAATTCAAGATTCGTTGCTTCGGCCCTCACCATGAATGCGGCAATCTTAGCGGTGGCAACCAGCAGAAGGTGGTTCTTGCCAAGTGGATCTACACCGATCCCAAGATTCTGATTCTGGATGAACCTACCCGTGGCGTGGATATTGGTGCTAAAAAGGAAATTTACAGCGTCATTAATGAAATGGCTGCCAAGGGCGTCGCCGTGATTATGGTGTCCTCTGAATTGCCCGAAGTGTTGGGCATGAGCGACCGCATTATGGTGGTCCACGAAGGACATGTGACCGGTATTATCAACGGTGCCGACGCTGATCAGGAAAAAATTATGACTCTTGCTACAGGAGGATCCCTCTAA
- a CDS encoding GGDEF domain-containing protein, whose protein sequence is MDTSLTCIYVVNIFGAVLIAVVLAGNLWRLPRRNLENATLFAMLICGFLNCVIDPLVFTSDGHGGTLAKLTNFLGNGWLYASNMYCSVLWFAFLTRHVCGGVSKIHSRILSVIIALGTIGVIVNGFYPFIFSIDENNVYHRHWGYWVYTVIDYGITMDSVVVYFWSRMRNGVLRYFPIWVYLFPLMLGTLAQTLFYGISTISSGLAISIAGVFTSLQNELIFRDRLTGLYNRVYLDHHLAIFSRKRNTVMTGLMLDLNSFKKINDDFGHSVGDQALINMADILQRVVGNIGVAIRYAGDEFILLLDTEDDVVVDYYIKDIHKSLADFNEKSQAPYKLSTSIGRGQLDLKNHNLDDFINSIDHDMYENKKSYYAANGMNDRRHR, encoded by the coding sequence ATGGATACGTCCTTAACCTGTATTTACGTGGTCAACATTTTCGGTGCGGTTCTCATTGCCGTGGTGTTGGCCGGCAACCTCTGGCGCCTCCCCCGCAGGAACTTGGAAAACGCAACCCTGTTCGCAATGCTTATTTGCGGTTTCCTGAACTGCGTCATCGACCCGCTGGTCTTTACCTCCGACGGTCACGGCGGCACCCTGGCGAAGCTCACCAACTTCCTGGGCAACGGTTGGCTTTACGCATCCAACATGTACTGCTCCGTTCTGTGGTTCGCCTTTTTGACCAGACACGTTTGCGGCGGCGTATCCAAGATCCATTCCCGAATTCTTTCTGTAATTATTGCCCTTGGTACCATTGGTGTCATTGTCAATGGATTCTACCCCTTCATTTTCTCCATCGACGAAAACAACGTCTACCACAGACACTGGGGCTACTGGGTCTACACAGTGATTGACTACGGTATTACAATGGATAGCGTGGTGGTGTACTTCTGGAGCCGTATGCGTAACGGCGTCCTCAGGTACTTCCCCATCTGGGTGTACCTGTTCCCCCTGATGCTGGGCACCTTGGCCCAGACCCTCTTCTACGGTATTTCGACCATCTCCTCCGGTCTTGCCATTTCCATTGCAGGCGTGTTCACCAGCTTGCAGAACGAACTGATTTTCAGGGACCGCCTCACCGGACTTTATAACCGAGTCTACCTGGACCACCACCTGGCGATTTTCTCCAGAAAGCGCAATACCGTCATGACCGGTTTGATGCTGGACCTCAACTCCTTCAAGAAGATCAACGACGATTTTGGCCACTCCGTAGGCGACCAGGCCTTGATCAACATGGCTGACATCCTTCAGCGCGTGGTGGGAAACATCGGCGTCGCCATCCGCTATGCCGGCGACGAATTCATCCTCCTACTGGACACCGAGGACGACGTTGTGGTGGACTACTACATCAAGGACATCCACAAGAGCCTGGCTGACTTCAACGAAAAGTCCCAGGCACCCTACAAGCTGTCCACGTCCATCGGTAGAGGCCAGCTGGATTTGAAGAACCACAACCTGGATGACTTCATCAATTCCATCGACCACGACATGTACGAGAACAAGAAGTCCTACTACGCCGCCAACGGCATGAACGACCGTAGGCACCGTTAA
- a CDS encoding substrate-binding domain-containing protein, with translation MKRMIKLLFASLVALCFTACAIVIDGEEKTTSKKVESTGNIGLSISTLNNPFFVTLVEGAKKAAVELKVGLTVVDAGDDVAKQASDIEDLVSKNVGILIVNAVDSDALTGAVKAAMAKGVKVISVDRAINGVEVDCQIASDNVAGAELATQYIVDKLGEGVVTAELQGTMGSSAAIDRGKGFHNVADAKLKVVASQTANFNRAEGMSVMENMLQANGNIAAVFAANDEMALGAIEASSGAGKKVMVVGFDATDDAIAAIKAGRMAASIAQQPALIGETAVRTAADIANGKTVAKNIPVKVTLVNADNVEALQAAAEAQKIVGNGLIGLSVSTLNNPFFVTLVEGAKKAAADMKLQLTVVDAGDDVAKQASDIEDLVSKNVSVLIVNAVDSDALTSAVKVALSKGVKVIAVDRAINGVDVDCQIASDNVAGAEMATQYIVDKLGEGVVTAELQGTLGSSAAIDRGKGFHNIADKKLKVAASQTANFNRAEGMSVMENMLQANGNIAAVFAANDEMALGAIEASSGAGKKVMVVGFDATDDAIAAIKAGRMAASIAQQPALIGETAVKTASEIVNGKTVEKNIPVKVTLVTAENAGK, from the coding sequence ATGAAAAGAATGATTAAACTGCTTTTCGCTTCTCTGGTGGCTCTTTGCTTTACCGCTTGCGCCATCGTGATTGACGGTGAAGAAAAGACTACCTCCAAGAAGGTTGAATCTACTGGAAACATTGGCCTTTCCATTTCTACTCTAAACAATCCGTTCTTCGTCACCTTGGTTGAAGGTGCAAAGAAGGCTGCTGTAGAATTGAAGGTTGGCCTTACCGTTGTGGATGCTGGTGACGATGTTGCCAAGCAGGCCAGCGATATTGAAGACCTTGTCAGCAAGAATGTTGGTATTTTGATTGTGAACGCTGTGGATTCCGATGCATTGACCGGCGCCGTAAAGGCTGCCATGGCCAAAGGCGTGAAGGTCATTAGCGTGGACCGCGCCATTAACGGTGTGGAAGTGGATTGCCAGATTGCTTCTGATAACGTTGCCGGTGCGGAACTTGCAACCCAGTACATTGTTGATAAGCTGGGCGAAGGTGTTGTCACTGCAGAACTTCAGGGTACTATGGGTTCTTCTGCTGCTATTGACCGCGGCAAGGGCTTCCACAATGTTGCTGACGCAAAGCTTAAGGTTGTTGCATCCCAGACAGCAAACTTCAACCGTGCCGAAGGCATGAGTGTTATGGAAAACATGCTTCAGGCTAATGGAAACATTGCTGCAGTATTCGCTGCCAATGACGAAATGGCTCTGGGTGCTATTGAAGCAAGTTCTGGCGCAGGCAAGAAGGTGATGGTGGTTGGCTTTGACGCTACCGACGATGCCATTGCTGCAATCAAGGCTGGTCGTATGGCAGCTTCCATTGCTCAGCAGCCGGCTCTCATTGGTGAAACTGCTGTTCGTACCGCTGCAGACATTGCTAACGGCAAGACTGTTGCAAAGAACATCCCGGTGAAGGTTACCCTGGTGAATGCAGACAATGTTGAAGCTCTCCAGGCTGCAGCCGAAGCTCAGAAGATTGTTGGTAATGGCTTGATTGGTCTCTCTGTTTCTACCTTGAACAACCCGTTCTTTGTCACTCTCGTTGAAGGTGCAAAGAAGGCCGCTGCTGACATGAAGCTTCAGCTCACTGTTGTGGATGCAGGCGATGACGTTGCCAAGCAGGCAAGTGATATTGAAGACCTTGTGAGCAAGAATGTGAGTGTTCTGATTGTCAACGCCGTTGACTCTGACGCATTGACCAGCGCTGTTAAGGTTGCTCTTTCTAAGGGCGTCAAGGTAATTGCTGTTGACCGCGCCATTAACGGTGTAGATGTTGACTGCCAGATTGCTTCTGACAACGTTGCCGGTGCAGAAATGGCAACCCAGTACATCGTCGATAAGCTTGGCGAAGGCGTTGTGACTGCAGAACTTCAGGGAACTCTCGGTTCTTCTGCCGCCATTGACCGCGGCAAAGGCTTCCACAATATCGCAGATAAGAAACTGAAAGTTGCTGCTTCCCAGACTGCAAACTTCAATCGTGCCGAAGGCATGAGTGTTATGGAAAACATGCTTCAGGCTAATGGAAACATTGCTGCAGTATTCGCTGCCAATGACGAAATGGCTCTGGGTGCTATTGAAGCAAGTTCTGGCGCAGGCAAGAAGGTGATGGTGGTTGGCTTTGACGCTACCGACGATGCTATTGCTGCAATTAAGGCTGGCCGTATGGCTGCATCCATTGCTCAGCAGCCGGCATTGATCGGCGAAACCGCTGTGAAGACTGCTTCTGAAATTGTGAATGGCAAGACCGTCGAAAAGAACATCCCGGTTAAGGTGACTTTGGTTACTGCTGAAAATGCAGGCAAGTAA
- a CDS encoding NERD domain-containing protein → MTSVILTLLAIIALLAFAFFKTKAEGKRNRQQFHKDGRRKTFKDFEKERIENDPNGVYGEAILAKFVAQICDEDKRKFVLMKNLFVPSHGGTTEIDSLLLHQSGIYVLESKNVSGEITGSMDEERWHQRMNARIEHTFHNPILQNGGHIRALQHFLKENYARRDLNVDEIPVFSVIVFSDRCVLKRIPAKGENWMICHMFQLQEKLGSKISAAKTIFSKDQLENLYWKLEPCMHVSERTKADHKAYVQGKAQN, encoded by the coding sequence ATGACTTCCGTGATTCTGACATTGCTCGCTATTATCGCCTTGCTGGCCTTCGCGTTTTTCAAAACGAAGGCGGAAGGCAAGCGCAATCGTCAGCAGTTTCATAAGGATGGCCGCCGCAAGACTTTCAAGGATTTTGAAAAGGAACGCATCGAAAACGACCCCAACGGCGTTTACGGCGAAGCGATTCTTGCAAAGTTCGTGGCGCAGATTTGCGACGAAGACAAGCGCAAGTTTGTGCTGATGAAAAATCTTTTTGTACCGAGCCACGGTGGCACCACAGAAATCGATTCCCTATTGTTGCACCAGTCCGGAATCTATGTTCTTGAAAGCAAGAATGTTTCTGGCGAAATTACGGGAAGCATGGACGAAGAACGTTGGCATCAGCGAATGAACGCACGAATCGAGCACACGTTCCACAATCCCATTCTGCAAAACGGCGGACACATCCGTGCGCTGCAACATTTTCTCAAAGAGAATTATGCACGCCGTGATTTGAACGTTGATGAAATTCCCGTTTTCTCTGTCATCGTTTTCAGTGACCGTTGCGTACTCAAACGAATTCCTGCCAAGGGCGAGAACTGGATGATTTGCCACATGTTCCAACTGCAGGAAAAACTGGGCAGCAAGATTTCTGCAGCAAAGACCATTTTCAGTAAGGATCAGTTGGAAAATCTTTACTGGAAATTGGAGCCCTGCATGCATGTAAGCGAACGTACCAAAGCCGATCACAAGGCTTACGTACAAGGCAAGGCTCAAAATTAA
- a CDS encoding DEAD/DEAH box helicase — MSKKSYDKDAENRIPEENIDSSSNIAREADAFLAALAGGADEDEADEAAFLALNPDGIVVDDDDQIVNVGKKAAGFTIGQKAEIVDGDEIVDNGEMDSSAAPQNDALDDGVEEETKDNAGEIAEEEISEEESEGEEELSGEAPEGDEALVTFEDLDLAEPVLEAIKKMNYVTPSPIQVKAIPVLLQGNNLLGTAQTGTGKTAAFSLPLLSRLNFNGHETSMVVLTPTRELAIQVAEAIQQYAENMPKVHVVPVYGGQDIAVQIRALKRQANIIVATPGRLIDHIKRGTISLGGVKAIVLDEADEMLDMGFEEDVETILSEIPADAQRALFSATMPKKVKAIIDKYLGEYDEACIENKTTTVENIHQRYMFIKQEHKIEALARVLEGEDFDGVLIFVRTKQNTTEVAEKLESRGFNVAPLNGDLAQSMRERTINRLKMGKLDIVVATDVAARGIDVDRISLVVNYDIPFDTESYVHRIGRTGRAGRSGDAILFITPREKRMLKIIERATRQPIDEMELPTGEIISQKRVAAFKQKVKSVASYGELDKFKTLINELVAEGNNLTCGVENEDGSVAPLTAEDIAAAVIKMYQKKQPLFPELAPLDAPREARRAKERAARDERSGKEKGGRDFIGAGTAGFDVEDRKRLNKERKEGLNGVEEGYLRYYLGVGRFDRVTPKDIVGAIAGEANISSSNIGRIKLFDKFSTVELPEAVPQDVLDILAGISIRGNDAKFRLMTDEPPERDEEGSREGRSFHRDRGFGGRGRGERGNREERRGGFRKDRGFGGDRGFGEKKFGGRDGKRGFGDREERGGFGKNREERRRDKFGDKPFRKDHDERDFGDKPFRRTRRFGRG, encoded by the coding sequence ATGTCCAAGAAATCCTATGACAAGGATGCGGAAAATCGTATCCCTGAAGAAAACATTGACTCCAGTTCCAACATCGCTCGCGAAGCAGACGCATTCCTTGCAGCTCTCGCTGGCGGCGCCGACGAAGACGAAGCAGACGAGGCAGCTTTCCTCGCCCTGAATCCCGATGGCATCGTCGTGGATGACGACGACCAGATTGTGAACGTGGGCAAAAAGGCTGCCGGTTTTACCATCGGCCAGAAGGCTGAAATTGTGGACGGTGATGAAATCGTTGATAACGGCGAGATGGATTCTTCGGCTGCGCCTCAGAATGACGCGTTGGATGACGGCGTCGAAGAAGAAACAAAAGACAATGCAGGCGAAATTGCAGAAGAAGAAATTTCCGAGGAAGAATCTGAAGGCGAAGAAGAATTGAGCGGCGAAGCCCCCGAAGGCGACGAAGCCCTGGTAACTTTTGAAGACCTGGACTTGGCAGAACCTGTTCTTGAAGCCATCAAGAAGATGAACTATGTGACCCCCTCCCCCATCCAGGTGAAGGCTATTCCCGTTCTTCTTCAGGGCAACAACTTGCTGGGCACCGCTCAGACGGGTACAGGCAAGACCGCCGCATTCTCCCTGCCGCTGCTTTCCCGTTTAAACTTCAACGGCCACGAAACTTCCATGGTGGTTTTGACACCGACCCGCGAATTGGCAATCCAGGTGGCCGAAGCCATCCAGCAGTACGCAGAAAACATGCCCAAGGTTCACGTGGTTCCTGTTTACGGTGGTCAGGATATCGCCGTGCAGATTCGCGCCCTGAAGCGTCAGGCAAATATCATCGTTGCTACTCCGGGTCGTTTGATTGACCACATTAAGCGCGGCACCATCTCTCTAGGCGGTGTAAAGGCTATCGTTCTTGACGAAGCTGACGAAATGCTGGACATGGGTTTCGAAGAAGATGTGGAAACCATCTTGAGCGAAATTCCCGCAGACGCACAGCGCGCCCTCTTCAGCGCCACCATGCCCAAGAAGGTGAAGGCCATCATCGACAAGTACCTGGGCGAATACGACGAAGCCTGCATTGAAAACAAGACCACCACTGTTGAAAACATTCACCAGCGCTACATGTTCATCAAGCAGGAGCACAAGATCGAAGCTTTGGCCCGCGTGTTGGAAGGCGAAGATTTCGACGGCGTTTTGATTTTCGTTCGCACCAAGCAGAACACCACCGAAGTGGCTGAAAAGTTGGAAAGCCGCGGTTTCAATGTGGCTCCGCTGAACGGCGACTTGGCACAGTCCATGCGAGAACGCACCATCAACCGTTTGAAGATGGGCAAGCTGGATATTGTGGTGGCAACCGACGTGGCTGCCCGCGGTATTGACGTGGACCGCATTTCTCTCGTTGTGAACTACGACATTCCTTTCGACACCGAATCCTACGTTCATCGTATTGGACGTACAGGCCGCGCAGGCCGTAGCGGTGACGCCATCCTCTTCATCACTCCCCGCGAAAAGCGCATGCTGAAGATCATCGAACGCGCCACCCGTCAGCCCATTGACGAAATGGAATTGCCCACTGGCGAAATCATCAGCCAGAAGCGTGTTGCAGCATTCAAGCAGAAAGTCAAGAGCGTTGCAAGCTACGGCGAACTGGACAAGTTCAAGACCTTGATCAACGAGCTGGTCGCAGAAGGCAACAACCTGACCTGCGGCGTGGAAAACGAAGACGGCTCCGTGGCACCCCTCACTGCAGAAGACATTGCCGCAGCTGTCATCAAGATGTATCAGAAGAAGCAGCCCCTGTTCCCGGAATTGGCTCCGCTGGACGCACCCCGCGAAGCTCGCCGTGCCAAGGAACGCGCCGCACGTGACGAACGTTCCGGCAAGGAAAAGGGCGGCCGCGACTTTATCGGAGCAGGCACCGCTGGCTTTGACGTCGAAGACAGAAAGCGTTTGAACAAGGAACGTAAGGAAGGTTTGAACGGCGTTGAAGAAGGTTACCTCCGTTACTACTTGGGCGTTGGCCGCTTTGACCGCGTCACTCCCAAGGATATTGTAGGCGCCATCGCTGGCGAAGCCAACATCAGCAGTAGCAACATCGGCCGCATCAAGCTTTTCGACAAGTTCAGTACCGTTGAATTGCCGGAAGCTGTTCCGCAAGATGTTCTGGATATTCTCGCAGGCATCTCCATCCGTGGTAACGACGCCAAGTTCCGCCTGATGACAGACGAACCTCCTGAACGTGACGAAGAAGGTTCCCGTGAAGGCCGCAGTTTCCACCGTGACCGTGGTTTCGGCGGCAGAGGTCGCGGAGAACGCGGCAACCGTGAAGAACGTCGTGGCGGTTTCCGCAAGGACCGTGGTTTTGGTGGCGACCGTGGCTTCGGCGAAAAGAAGTTCGGCGGCCGTGACGGCAAGCGTGGTTTTGGTGACCGCGAAGAACGTGGCGGCTTCGGCAAGAACCGTGAAGAACGCCGTCGTGACAAGTTTGGCGACAAGCCGTTCCGCAAGGATCACGACGAACGCGATTTCGGTGACAAGCCCTTCCGCAGAACCCGTCGCTTCGGCCGCGGCTAA
- a CDS encoding insulinase family protein produces MKQIYRKTVLPNGVVVQTDYMPHSYSVALGAWLPRGSRHEPAVEYGLSHFYEHLVFKGTENRSAFEIACSVEDRGGNLEAYTTRQETGFYATVVKEDVGLAIDVIADMLMNPRFDKAEMEKERKVIIEEIRSYDDIPEEVAGDIFNAVHFKGCGIAHSITGSVKEVRNLTHEQMWEYERQVLQDMPIYVCAAGKVDHDELVDLCAKKFAKKKSGKIWPVDEYKCNSGVKIVGKQDTQQSNLFWGVSFGEKMLEEKNRLALSVFNVAIGAGMSSRLFQKIREERGLAYSVYTTADVYKDCMDWGVSLATEPRQLKTALKLSIDEVRNFIAKGFAKDELERTKANIIGGIRLGADSPEKRVMRLAEQTLHLGDFNPMEETEKSIAKLTEAEIVDVVKNAFENAKYSISVVQPSDHKKPDLKDFLKF; encoded by the coding sequence ATGAAGCAGATTTATAGAAAAACCGTTCTTCCCAATGGTGTTGTCGTTCAAACGGACTATATGCCCCACTCCTATTCCGTGGCTTTGGGGGCCTGGCTCCCCAGGGGGTCCCGCCATGAACCGGCGGTGGAGTATGGTTTGAGCCATTTTTACGAACATTTGGTGTTCAAGGGAACGGAAAATCGTTCTGCTTTCGAAATTGCCTGCTCCGTGGAAGACCGCGGCGGAAATCTGGAGGCCTATACCACCCGTCAGGAGACGGGCTTCTATGCCACCGTTGTCAAGGAAGATGTGGGCCTGGCCATCGACGTCATTGCCGATATGCTGATGAACCCCCGTTTCGACAAGGCGGAAATGGAAAAGGAACGCAAGGTAATCATCGAGGAAATCCGTAGCTACGATGATATTCCCGAAGAAGTGGCTGGCGATATTTTCAATGCGGTCCATTTCAAGGGCTGCGGCATCGCCCATTCCATTACCGGTTCCGTGAAGGAAGTTCGCAACTTGACCCACGAACAGATGTGGGAATACGAACGCCAAGTGCTGCAGGATATGCCCATCTATGTTTGCGCCGCTGGCAAGGTGGATCATGATGAATTGGTGGATTTGTGCGCCAAGAAGTTTGCAAAAAAGAAGTCCGGAAAGATTTGGCCGGTAGATGAATACAAGTGCAACTCCGGCGTGAAAATCGTAGGTAAGCAGGACACCCAACAGTCCAATCTTTTCTGGGGTGTAAGCTTTGGCGAAAAGATGTTGGAAGAAAAGAACCGCTTGGCTCTTTCCGTGTTTAACGTTGCAATCGGTGCGGGAATGTCCAGCCGTCTGTTCCAGAAGATTCGTGAGGAACGCGGCCTGGCTTACTCCGTTTATACTACCGCGGACGTGTACAAGGACTGCATGGACTGGGGCGTCTCTCTTGCCACGGAACCCCGCCAGCTGAAGACTGCGTTAAAATTGTCCATCGATGAAGTACGCAATTTCATTGCGAAGGGTTTTGCAAAGGACGAACTGGAGCGTACCAAGGCCAACATTATTGGCGGTATCCGTCTAGGCGCTGACAGCCCTGAAAAGCGCGTGATGCGTCTTGCGGAACAGACCCTTCACCTGGGCGATTTCAACCCTATGGAAGAAACGGAAAAGAGCATTGCTAAACTGACGGAAGCAGAAATTGTGGACGTGGTGAAGAATGCTTTTGAAAACGCCAAGTATTCCATTTCTGTGGTTCAGCCCAGCGATCACAAGAAACCCGACCTGAAGGACTTTTTGAAGTTTTAA
- the rplT gene encoding 50S ribosomal protein L20 has protein sequence MPRAKTRVPSRERRKNILKAAKGFYGRRKSNIRLAIDAVSHAGQYAYAHRRDKKGDFRSLWITRLNAAVREHGISYSQFIYKLSKANIKMNRKVLADMAVADPAAFAKVVDAVKAA, from the coding sequence ATGCCACGCGCAAAAACTAGAGTTCCTTCCCGCGAACGCCGCAAAAATATCCTCAAGGCCGCTAAGGGTTTCTATGGCCGTCGCAAGTCCAACATTCGTCTTGCTATCGATGCCGTTTCCCATGCAGGTCAGTATGCCTACGCTCACCGCCGCGATAAGAAGGGTGACTTCCGCTCTCTGTGGATCACTCGTCTGAACGCTGCTGTTCGTGAACACGGCATTAGCTATAGCCAGTTCATTTACAAGCTCTCCAAGGCTAACATCAAGATGAACCGTAAGGTTCTCGCTGATATGGCTGTTGCCGATCCGGCAGCATTTGCCAAGGTCGTGGACGCTGTGAAGGCTGCTTAA